The stretch of DNA caacattacagtacttACTAGAAGTTTACTCAAAAGGGAAGGTGTAACGGTACACGGAGTACTGTGGGGACTGACTAACTAAATTATATAATTCAAGTGGCACGTAATTCTGTGGCATGCACAGGTAGGTTCCCAAAGTACACGTACAAGGATGGTCAACATCAAATTTTGTGTAATCTCTATTTTTAATAAGTTCGTAATGCCAGCAGCAAGTGTAAAATCAATTTACATGGCGATCAACTGACGGCAGCGGGTTTTCTGGACGCTAGCGGGCATTAAACTAAAAACAGCGGGCTTTATGGACGGTAGCGGGTGTCAAACGGACGGTAGCGGGCCTTGTGGATGGCAGCGGGCCTTATGGACGCTAGCGGGCATTAAATGGAAAACAGCGGACCTTATGGACGCTAGCGGACATTAAGCAAATTCGGCGGGCGTTACTTGAACATAAAAACCCGGCGGGCCTTTGGAAGACAAAAGCGGGCTTCAAGAGACATCAGCGAGGAAAAGGCACGCTAGCGGGCCTCGATGACTTGTTGACAAGCGGGCTTATTGGACGGAAGCGGGTGTAAAAACGGACGCCACCGGGCAAAATCTACGTGGGTTACCAACATTATGCACATAGCCTATACTAAATGTTATTGGTTTTATTTCAGAATGATCATGAATGCCGTCTTATCTAGTTTGCTGCTATCAGTATGTGCTCACAAATCAAGCCCTTGTGGTTTCTGCAACGGCCTAGAATGCCCCAAATTCAAATTTGAGAATGAGACCAAAGATTACGAAGTGAGATGCTACGAATCGTACAAGTGGGCACCAGCTGTTGTTTCAGATATACAGGATATGAGTTGGTCCAGTTCGCGTGTACACATCCCTACAAATCCCCCCTgaaaagaaatgtttatttcTCCCTTCAAGACCCCCTTGAAAGCCCTGGGAACCCCTCCCTTCAATGCCAACAACTGAAAAAGCCATATCAGTGCTGTAACGCCTCTAGGGGCCAGGGGGTCCGTGCCCCaccagttttatttttctgaaattaaaagaaaatgacaACCAACAgtctttttcaattttctaatTCTTATTGAGTTTTATTAGTACTATTTACATATTTCATTTATTGTTGAGGCTTGTTGGGTGAATTGgtttcattttgaaaaaaacatatcttGTTATTACGCTTTGTAATCTTGGGGTAAATGCCGTGCATAGGGCTGGATGTGGAAGTGACTAACGCTTTGTAATCTTGAGGTAGATGCCGTGCTAATTACTGAATGTGAAAGAAGCTAACGCTTTGTAATCTTGAGGTAAATGCCATGCTTAGGGATTATCGTGATGGTGCCTTGAAGCTGGACAGGAACCTGGAATAAGAAACAAGCAAAATCATGTgacaaacaagcaaaatcaCGTCCGTCGGTGATCGACCCCATCATTTCAATAGCTGAGTACCACTCTGTCCCAGTCCGAGCCTCTGTCATTTCAATGGCTaagtacccctcccctctgggaTTTTGACATTGCTCGTTACGGTTTACCTCAGTCTCAGGACATCTCTCCAGACGGTAGTATCTTAGGATGTAGACCAGCGCCATCTTTGCTTCAAGTAAGGCAAACCGCATTCCAATACAGTTACGAGGACCTCCGCCGAAGGGCAGATAAGCGTACGGGTGACGAGCTTGCTTGGCTTCGGCGGTAAACCTGAAACATCAAATGGAGTCTTTAAGCAACTATTTTTTCATCcttaacaaaagaaaacagttaAGAAAGCATCCCATTTTTAACCGCATATTTGATTTACCACGATCGAATGTGGTAAATCAAGTATGGTTTTAGAATCCAAAAACATCTGGTCAACAAAACTTGTCCTCTAGTACCGAACAAACTTTTACGGTGATTGCTCACCTTTCAGGTTGAAATTTCTCCGGTTCTGGCCAGATCTCGGGGTCCCTGTGCATGGCAAACACTGGGATCAGCACGATGCAGCCTTTTGGAAAGAACTGGCCGTTGATAGTACATGACTGGTTGCACGTACGACCAAACCTACACAAGAGATCATACCAGTATCAGTAGTAGCCTCAAGCATGGTATATCAAAATCCGTCTAGAAAAAACATAGAGTTCCTTGGGTCGATTCAAAATTGCTGCCACGAGTATGATCTGTGGTACACTTCGGACTAGTCACACGCAACTgggtccgtccgtctgtctgtttgaGGTCTTACCTAAATCCTGGCGGGTAGAGTCGCAAAGCTTCCTGGACCACCATGTCCAAGTACTCCATACCAAGAACAGTGTCGTAGTCAAAATTGTCCTGGCAAATAATTATGGTATCAAAGAGGAATTATTCAACCAAAATCTTCAGCCAATGCTCGATTTAATAATGACGAAAGAGCGAGATGCGATTCAGTGTTAGGTAACTGAGTGTGAGTCGATGCAGCTGAATGGGCAGAGGCGCGTGGATATGTGCCGCAAGGAAGACGGAGGACTTTTCAAAAGTGTACTCAGTGGAATTATAACTTTCTTCACGCTAACGATTCCTTGAAAAAACAACTTGATGCCCACTTGAAGACAGTATCTCGATACCAGGGGGTTGATAATTTAACGATACTATCTCATTACTGTTAGGCAACTTAAACGTTACAAGGGAGTTCATAATTCTTACTCCAACTGTAGCGGCCACCTCGTCTATCTCCTCGATGAGTCTGTCTTGCTTGTCCGGGTTGAGGGCTAGTAAGTATGAAGTGAACGCCATCGTGTTGCTTGTTGTTTCGTAGCCAGCTAAGATGAAGGTAAAACACTGCGCCACGATTTCGTCATCTGAGAGCTTGTTCTTGCGCCTGCCATCATCGTCTGTCGTCTCGGCCGACAGCAGGATCTCAAGCAAGTCTTTCCTCTGAATACAAAGTCAAAGGGCTTGGGTCcatcatttttattaaaatagtgACACGGCAGATTCTGGGTCCCGAAGGTGCCCTTGAGGGAAGTGTAAATATTTTTACCCCTTGGGATCCTGTTTCTCGACGATGCTTGATGATCTGACGAGCAGCATCTACTATGAACATAGCGGATTACCAGTCTCTGTCTGCTTGCCCAGTCCAAGCTGTTTCACCATTAAGCTTACGATTGGCTGGAGATACGGGAAAAGGACTGCAGAAAAGAAGGATGATATATTGTGAGAATTATTACTTTAGAAAACTTATAATGAAAGCTGTAGGCGTTTACAATCCATGATGGGAGCCAGGGTAAAGTACAGAGAAATTTGCCTGAACTAAAAGctagaaaaaacaaacaagaacaACAGCGACGAAGAAAACAACTTTAAACCATGGACTTCTGTTTGCAACCAGAATTCACCAAAACTAAAACTAGACTGGCACTTATGGTGTCGTGAAGCAAAGTGTTTCATGTATTTCATAATGGGTCTGAAGTTgataaaatgtttaaatgttttggaaaaaaaaatacaaaaatacaaaaggTACCGATTTGAGCATTTTGTTTAATTATGTCTAAAAACCTTGGTTTATCATTTGGTTCTACAGTAGATCCTGTCTTTTTGGTATCTATATGACTATTCACTTCTTGAGGTAAAGGTATCCTGTGCTTATTTTGAATTTGTGAAGGCTTGTGTTGTGGGTATTTCTCACGGCCGCCACAGGCCGGTtaaggagtcaatgggttaatgaaGACAACAACATTAATAGAAAGCAAGTATCTACACACACACTATTTGTAATGCATACCTGCCAACATTCTAAAGAGACTTTGTCCGCCAAACAGTCGTTGGGCATTGGGTACAAATTGATCATTAGGATTTGTCTGTGTTTGGCAATCGATACCAAACGCCGTAGTAACAATGGTTTCCATCGTAAACTTCCCGTAACTtctaaacaaaagaaaacacacAGGTTAAACATTATACCTTATGCAGATTCCTATTGGAAATTTAATCTAATTATCAGGAGATATGGGAGGATAAGATTGGGGTGTGTCGGCGACTTTTCTTACCTAAGCACATCCACACTTTTGCCATCCTTGCAAGCTTCCCCTAATTTTTCCACCAGGATTCTGCAGGATTCATTTATCAAAGGCAGAACCTATAAATACAATGAAACATTTGACTAAAATAGGAGGTTAGTGACAGAATCCAGTCGTATCCCAACTTAGGCATTTTCAAAGCATTTTTAATAGCAGAGAATCAGGCATGTACCTAATGTGTGTATAATTGTGTGGAGCATCCCTCGAAAACATAATTCCTCCCTTCCGCCCTCCCACCCTTACTTCCTTCTTCCCTTCTTTCTCTTCACAACGCCTTTGTTGCCCTACTCTCTTCAAACCCCAAAAATTTACTTCGCGGCTTTCTATGTGATAACCAAAACAGAGAGTACTTTTAAACAATCTATCGATTTGAGCAAGATATTTACAATAATGGACGAGAACCAAAAAGGTAATCATTTCTAATTCCCAATAAATCTTCCCTCTCTCTTACCACTTAGCTATGCTTTAACATTCCCGCTAACACACCCACCTGTTTAAGCTTGACAGCGCTGAAGGTGGGGGTGATAGTGTGACGCAATCTTCGCCAATCGTCATCTTGCAAAGAGAGCAGGGTCTTGTCGGTGGGTGGGGTTTGGGCAGATTGCACTATCTTGAAAAGAAAGCAACAGGACAAGGCCTTTAAGAATGTGAGATTAAGACTTATAGCTGATGATGGTTcgttatgaaaaataaaacggCCCTTACCGGTCTATTGACAAACTTGTCGAACTCTTTGACCAATATCTGTTTTGCCATCTCTGGGTCAGCCACAAGGATTGCAGCACGggttcccatgtagtacctatatataccaagtaataaaagcacgggtttccatgtagttCCAATATATacaaagtaataaaagcacgggttctcatgtagtacctatacataccaagtaataaaagcagggttcccatgtagtacctacatataccaagtaataaaatcacgggttcccatgtagtacctatatataccaagtaataaaaacacgggttcccatgtagtacttatatataccaagtaataaaaacacgGGTTCCCAtctagtacctatatataccaagtaataaaaacacgggttcccatgtagtacctatatataccaagtaataaaagcacgggtttcccatgtagtacctatatataccaagtaataaaaacacgggtttccatgtagtacctatatataccaagtaataaaggcatgggtttccatgtagtacctatatataccaagtaataaaagcacgggttcccatgtagtacctatatataccaagtaataaaagcacgggtttccCATGTATTATCTATCACGCCCTTGTATACCTACCCACAAAGACGCCCATACGTCTTGACGAGATACTCCTGAGCGTAAGTATCATGTTtctgttaaaataataaaataataccaaGTATTACTCAAAGGCTAATAATGGAGGCACGGCAGGGCTAGGTCCCATGTAAGGTGTTACCCCTATACTTGAACAAagtgaaatatatatttttttattcatacaCCTAGGTAGtttaagggagtgttcattaaatacaccgacgggggaggggagatattgagggggggggggggggggggctccgaAAATTTATAACCACCAAAAGGAGGGGCTCCGGAAAAAAGTCCTCTAAcggaaagagaaagaaaattttGGTGTtctataagggggggggggggggtaccgaaaaaaatgttaacaaTGAAAGGGGGGCTCCGAAATTTTAAGATGTTTTTAGTAAAAattttccctccccccctcccccctcggtGTAATTAGTGAACACTCCCTTAGTTATGGGTGAATCAGTCCGCATTCTTGCGCTTTGTCTCAATCTTTAGACTGACAACATGTTACTGGTGTCACAGTACAGTCACAACACGTGCTAGCTATAGCAGTAGCTTTATTTTAAAAGGGAAACACTCAAAACTGTGACACACTTACAAACTAGTGGCCCTCCGTAAAATCAATCAAATTACAATAGTACAAAAATACGATAGTATTTTGGTGAAGTAGATGGAAAAAGCCCTCCTATTCCGAGGCTTGATATGTGTCAGTGTTGGCAATGCAGTGTGATGACACAACCACTCAGAATCACCTTCGATTCAAGCCCCGATACCTGAACAGTCAAGATCAGCAGAAGATCACGATCTATGTACGCTGTACCAAGGCACCATGAGAAAGGATCGATGTCACTACTCAAAATTATCTTATCCAATCACTTCCCCATAGTATGGCAAAAGTTACGGTCATTATAAAAAACTCATTATTCTTTATTCATTAGTCACATGGATGGATAGGATTATTTGAACGTTACCTTCTCGTAAAGAATCGGCAAATTGCCGATAAATGGCCATGGTTTGGGACCAGGAATGCCAAGATTTCTCAGAAAAGAAAACGGGGCGAAGCCTATTTTCCTAGAAAGGGAAAAATCTGTTTGATTTAGGATGCCGATATACCactttttttctatcattgtttatttttggtaCCTTTGGATTAATGCATGATAAATTAATGATAAGTAAATACATAATAAACAATGTGTAGATATCAACATCTGGCGAAAGTATTTGACTGTACAGAGCTAAatcatataataatatataatatatataatcacTTGACTAATAATGATTTTGTGAATGATTTTCGAACTTTAGGGCACAATACTTGAATAATAAGACTCGGTGTATTCGATGCATAGCTCTGTTTTGTAGACCCAATTTGTGGATCCACtcctcattaaaggggcagtgtcatggtaagagctttgcaatagctctctggCCATgatacaatgaatttcagtgaaattctaatactgacttgtgagcttttggtacatgtgggagacttaaatccaaagaaaatgaccacaaactgtcaataaacatagttttcaataaaatattgcatattatatcaacaaggcattgacagctttaaaaaaagttcaactgtttgtagctaaataaaaagcttagcctacaataaacactgacttgagacatgcgcagtaccatgacgctgcacCTTTAAACTGAAATACAATTACATCAAAGTTTATTACTACGTACGTAGATATCCCGATGAAACTAAAAAGCATTGataaatttaataataatttaaatcaACTTATTAAATGGTTTTCAATTATTATAAGCAGTTGATAACAATGGATACTCACTCAAATTTTCCCCcgttattaattgttattgatattttaattattatcaatttatTCGTCGCATTCTACCCGACCTCTTTCGCCGCGCTCAAATCGTTGTCGCcgcggagcctctggtacccagggtagcgCATTCTAGCTATGAATTAATTCTCGATTTATATCAATAAAATTGATATTGCTATCAATTCGATTATTATCAATTTCTATCAAATagaattttgtttattaattgTTTTTAACTGTTCAGTTATATTAATTGATATCAAATTTTATGTGAGAGAACGTTGAATGAGAAAGTGGTagaccacagggagcccactcaACACAgcgcattttttatttagcaTGTGCTTTGGACTTCGTTTATGAATATCAATTAGGTCACGAAGTTCTCAATAAAACTCCTTCCAAATACATATGCCTTACTCTTTATTGCATCCATTCATGTTTGAAACACTTTCTTTTATACCCCTGCGTCgagttttttttcagaattattcgggttttgcaaaaacccGATTTCAAGCCTAAAGGCTTAGTTCAGACAAGGGTGGAAAGTTATTTTCAAACTCAGTTACACCACTTCTGCTGAATtcatttgtatttaaataaaatcaaagcaaaaaatacatttctcCACATATATCGCTAGAGTGATGCTAGAGCTAACTTAAGATGGAAATTGCTGCCATTATAAGGCACAGGCGAACGATCAATTGCGATTTAAAATTACACCTTACCTTAAAATCTGTCATGGAAACATGTCTGAACACGACATCTCGGCGAAAAAttcgacaaaaaaaacattcagagGGGGCAGGAGTTTGTTTGCGTTCAATACAAAGAGTGGTCGAATTTTACGCCAAGATGTCGTGGTCAGACCTGAACTTAAGCCTTTAGGTCTGAACTTAAGCCTTTAGGCTTGAAATCGGGTTTTCGCAAAACCCGAataattctgaaaaaaatcgACGCAGGGGTATAAAAAAAGTGTTCCAAACGTGAATGGATGCAATAAAGAGTAAGACATATGTATTTGGAAGGAGTTTTATTGAGAACTTCGTGACCTAATTGATATTCATAAACGAAGTCCAAAGCACATGCTAAATAAACAATGCGCTGAGTtgagtgggctccctgtgAAAATAACATCGTATGTCATTCATCTGCGTTTCCTTCGCGCGCGTGAGATTCGAAGGGCAAATACCTTCTGCATGATGCACGTCTGCATATTAAGtcatgaatagaaaaaaaatctgctgCTTTTTGTTTGGATGTACCTATACATCGTGCTGCGTTAGTCGGGTGCATAGCTGTTACTCAGTTAATTGCAAATGTAGTTGTCTTTTATGCACCGAAGGCGAAGACGAACACGTTTGGCTTAGAATTGACCGTCACGCCGCCAGATTGTTGGAAATAAGCGATTTTGGTAGGGATTCACCTCTAGCTTTGCAGGCGAAGCGAAGGTTGCTATTTGAGACCATTTACGTTTTTTGTGTGAGTGACGTTCTTTGCGCGATAAGAACTGTCAGTTTTTGAGCTTATCTGAACAGAGATGTCATGAACATCTTGCTAGTGCGACCGGGCCCTTGGCTTCCCAAGGATGAAATTAGCGTAAAGCAATGTTATAGTAATTGAGTTGTAAACACAAAATGTCGAGTTAGCAATACGCTGTAATACGAAATGTTGAGTTTTAAATACAAAAGTCAATGGTGAAATTTcgtaagtaaataaaaaacttGGCGAGGATCGTACATAAGGTACTAGaacatttccttttaaagTGGTAGCattttttactcttttataACGGCAAAATTCCCGATTAACTTCTAAGGATTTCTATCAATATTTTCGAGAAGTTCGTGCTTCCCTAGATGGCCCGTGCCTAAGTTGAGA from Nematostella vectensis chromosome 8, jaNemVect1.1, whole genome shotgun sequence encodes:
- the LOC5507429 gene encoding thromboxane-A synthase gives rise to the protein MAVPLEFYQIFTLCNSLVLACVLLIATIVWKIGFAPFSFLRNLGIPGPKPWPFIGNLPILYEKKHDTYAQEYLVKTYGRLCGYYMGTRAAILVADPEMAKQILVKEFDKFVNRPIVQSAQTPPTDKTLLSLQDDDWRRLRHTITPTFSAVKLKQVLPLINESCRILVEKLGEACKDGKSVDVLRSYGKFTMETIVTTAFGIDCQTQTNPNDQFVPNAQRLFGGQSLFRMLAESAMFIVDAARQIIKHRRETGSQGRKDLLEILLSAETTDDDGRRKNKLSDDEIVAQCFTFILAGYETTSNTMAFTSYLLALNPDKQDRLIEEIDEVAATVGDNFDYDTVLGMEYLDMVVQEALRLYPPGFRFGRTCNQSCTINGQFFPKGCIVLIPVFAMHRDPEIWPEPEKFQPERFTAEAKQARHPYAYLPFGGGPRNCIGMRFALLEAKMALVYILRYYRLERCPETEVPVQLQGTITIIPKHGIYLKITKR